A single window of Pseudomonas lutea DNA harbors:
- a CDS encoding nucleotidyltransferase family protein: MSETLCAIVLAAGLGSRYRKIAGEHRNKLLAQCIGRDGIERSVLEQVLVNVRPVAAKTVLLTRSDYCSVAELGLRHGCEVVLLDSPGMGDSIAAAVSAEPAHCGWLIALGDMPFIHATTLEQVAGSVADDAISVPVHGGRYGHPVTFGRLFGPALMTLAGEKGAKRLFQNARIHEVQVDDPGVLWDVDVPAALTFPSR; encoded by the coding sequence ATGAGTGAAACCCTGTGTGCGATCGTTCTGGCGGCGGGGCTTGGCAGCCGCTATCGCAAGATTGCAGGTGAGCATCGCAACAAACTTCTCGCTCAATGTATTGGTCGTGACGGCATCGAGCGATCGGTGCTGGAGCAGGTGCTGGTCAATGTCCGTCCCGTCGCTGCAAAAACTGTACTTCTGACCCGCTCGGATTACTGCAGCGTCGCCGAACTGGGCCTGCGCCACGGCTGTGAAGTGGTGCTACTGGATTCTCCGGGCATGGGCGACAGCATCGCTGCTGCCGTGTCTGCAGAGCCGGCCCATTGCGGCTGGTTGATTGCGCTGGGCGACATGCCCTTTATTCACGCTACAACGCTCGAACAGGTCGCAGGCTCAGTGGCAGACGACGCCATCAGCGTGCCGGTACATGGCGGGCGCTATGGGCATCCGGTCACTTTCGGGCGCCTGTTCGGTCCGGCGCTCATGACGCTGGCAGGTGAAAAGGGCGCAAAACGGCTTTTCCAGAATGCGCGCATCCATGAAGTCCAGGTCGACGACCCTGGCGTGCTTTGGGACGTTGACGTTCCCGCTGCGCTGACTTTTCCGTCCCGCTGA
- the murB gene encoding UDP-N-acetylmuramate dehydrogenase has product MSLNVQTSVSLKAYNTFGVEVSARHFAEAFTDDDVREALAYSASHDLPLMVIGGGSNLLLTRDVDALVLRMASRGTRITHEDCGGAIVEAEAGEPWHPFVLETLAQGLAGLENLSLIPGTVGAAPMQNIGAYGVELKDVFHSLIAMDRHNGELREFTLADCAFGYRDSVFKQQPNRWLILRVRFKLSFSASLHLDYGPVRQRLEEQGIREPSPMHVSRAICAIRSEKLPDPATLGNAGSFFKNPLVPAEQFAFIKSAWPGVVGYPQADGQVKLAAGWLIEHAGWKGFREGDAGVHALQSLVLVNYGQASGKQLLALAQRIQSDILERFGVALEMEPNLY; this is encoded by the coding sequence ATGAGCCTGAACGTGCAGACGAGCGTGTCCCTCAAGGCGTACAACACGTTCGGTGTCGAGGTGAGCGCCAGGCACTTCGCCGAGGCGTTCACCGACGACGATGTGCGCGAGGCCCTCGCATACTCGGCCAGCCACGATCTCCCGCTGATGGTCATCGGCGGCGGCAGTAATCTGCTGCTCACCCGCGACGTCGATGCGCTTGTGCTGCGCATGGCCAGTCGCGGTACCCGGATCACCCACGAGGATTGCGGCGGTGCGATTGTCGAAGCCGAAGCGGGGGAGCCCTGGCATCCTTTCGTTCTGGAGACGCTCGCGCAGGGCTTGGCCGGGCTGGAAAATCTGAGTCTCATCCCTGGCACCGTCGGGGCTGCGCCGATGCAAAACATTGGCGCCTACGGCGTGGAGCTCAAGGACGTTTTCCACAGCCTCATTGCGATGGATCGGCACAACGGTGAGCTGCGCGAATTCACGTTGGCCGACTGTGCGTTCGGCTATCGCGACAGTGTGTTCAAGCAGCAACCGAACCGATGGCTCATCCTGCGGGTTCGCTTCAAACTGAGCTTTTCCGCAAGCCTGCACCTGGACTACGGCCCGGTCCGGCAGCGCCTGGAAGAGCAGGGCATCAGGGAGCCTTCGCCCATGCATGTGAGCCGCGCGATCTGCGCCATCCGCAGCGAAAAACTGCCGGATCCAGCGACGCTGGGTAACGCCGGGAGCTTTTTCAAAAACCCGCTGGTGCCCGCGGAGCAGTTCGCCTTCATCAAAAGCGCCTGGCCGGGCGTGGTCGGCTACCCGCAGGCTGACGGGCAGGTCAAACTCGCGGCAGGATGGTTAATCGAGCATGCCGGATGGAAAGGGTTTCGCGAGGGTGACGCTGGCGTGCATGCGCTGCAGTCGCTGGTGCTGGTCAATTATGGCCAGGCGTCAGGCAAGCAGTTGCTTGCACTCGCGCAGCGGATCCAGTCGGACATTCTGGAGCGCTTCGGTGTCGCCCTGGAAATGGAACCCAACCTGTATTGA
- the kdsB gene encoding 3-deoxy-manno-octulosonate cytidylyltransferase, with product MTAAFTVVIPARYGSSRFPGKPLKTIAGKPMIQHVWEQARKSSAQRVVVATDDPRIVEACQAFGAEVLMTRDDHNSGTDRLAEVAAQLGLANDAIVVNVQGDEPMIPPAVIDQVADNLAAHPEARMSTLAEPIEDVASLFNPNVVKVCSDINGLALTFSRAPLPWARDALALTREVLPEGVPYRRHIGIYAYRAGFLHDFVSWGPCWLENTENLEQLRALWHGVRIHVADALEAPPAGVDTAEDLERVRRLLEV from the coding sequence ATGACTGCGGCCTTCACCGTTGTCATCCCGGCGCGTTATGGCTCCAGTCGTTTTCCCGGCAAGCCTCTGAAAACCATTGCCGGCAAGCCGATGATCCAGCACGTCTGGGAACAGGCGCGTAAAAGCAGTGCGCAGCGCGTGGTGGTTGCTACCGATGACCCGCGTATTGTTGAAGCCTGTCAGGCCTTTGGCGCCGAAGTGCTGATGACCCGGGATGACCACAACTCCGGGACCGACCGCCTCGCAGAGGTGGCCGCCCAGCTGGGTCTGGCCAACGACGCGATTGTGGTCAACGTCCAGGGTGATGAGCCCATGATTCCACCGGCAGTGATCGATCAGGTCGCCGACAACCTCGCGGCGCACCCTGAGGCGCGCATGTCGACGCTTGCCGAGCCCATCGAAGACGTGGCGTCGCTGTTCAATCCGAACGTGGTCAAGGTGTGCTCGGACATCAACGGGCTGGCACTGACCTTCAGCCGCGCGCCGTTGCCCTGGGCCCGCGATGCGCTGGCCCTGACGCGCGAAGTGTTACCCGAAGGCGTGCCGTACCGCCGCCACATCGGCATCTATGCCTACCGCGCAGGCTTCCTTCATGACTTCGTCAGTTGGGGCCCTTGCTGGCTGGAAAACACCGAAAACCTCGAGCAACTTCGTGCGCTGTGGCACGGCGTGCGCATCCACGTGGCCGACGCCCTGGAAGCACCGCCGGCAGGCGTGGACACCGCCGAAGACCTCGAGCGCGTTCGGCGGCTGCTGGAGGTTTGA
- a CDS encoding Trm112 family protein, which translates to MDTKLLDILACPICKGPLKLSADKTELISKGAGLAYPIRDGIPVMLESEARTLTTDERLDK; encoded by the coding sequence ATGGACACCAAATTGCTCGACATCCTTGCTTGCCCGATCTGCAAAGGTCCTCTCAAGCTCAGCGCCGACAAAACCGAGCTGATCAGCAAGGGCGCCGGCCTGGCCTATCCTATTCGCGACGGCATCCCGGTCATGCTTGAAAGCGAAGCGCGTACGCTGACCACTGACGAGCGTCTGGACAAATGA
- the lpxK gene encoding tetraacyldisaccharide 4'-kinase: MALTDRLLDAWYKGHPALALMRPLESLYRRVVNRKRARFLAGQSERYKAPVPVIVVGNITIGGTGKTPLILWMIDYCRARGLRVGVVSRGYGARPPSLPWRVHPQQPAEQAGDEPLLIVNRTGVPLMIDPDRSQAVRALLAQEPLDLILSDDGLQHYRLARDLELVLIDAVRGLGNRRCLPAGPLREPVERLQSVDALLYNGAATDQADGYGFRLKPSALVNLLTGERQPVDHFPPGQALHAVAGIGNPQRFFNTLEGLHWRPVPHAFADHAVFTAQALSFSPSLPVVMTEKDAVKCAPFAAPDWWYLAVEAVPSPAFVSWFDSQLNRLLP; this comes from the coding sequence ATGGCACTCACCGACCGATTGCTAGACGCCTGGTACAAAGGCCATCCGGCGCTGGCGTTGATGCGCCCGCTCGAAAGCCTCTACCGGCGCGTGGTGAACCGCAAACGCGCACGGTTTCTTGCAGGCCAGAGCGAGCGCTACAAGGCGCCGGTGCCGGTCATCGTTGTCGGTAATATCACCATCGGGGGCACCGGCAAGACGCCGCTGATTCTCTGGATGATCGATTACTGTCGGGCACGCGGGCTGCGGGTCGGCGTGGTCAGTCGGGGTTACGGCGCCAGGCCGCCGAGCCTGCCCTGGCGTGTGCATCCGCAACAGCCTGCCGAGCAGGCGGGGGATGAGCCGCTGCTGATCGTCAATCGCACCGGCGTCCCGCTGATGATTGACCCGGATCGCTCGCAAGCGGTGCGTGCGTTGCTGGCGCAGGAGCCGCTCGATCTCATTCTTTCCGACGATGGCCTGCAGCATTACCGCCTCGCCCGTGACCTGGAACTGGTGCTCATCGACGCCGTTCGCGGGCTGGGCAATCGCCGTTGCCTGCCGGCCGGTCCGTTGCGCGAACCCGTGGAGCGACTGCAGAGCGTCGATGCGCTGCTGTATAACGGCGCGGCAACGGATCAAGCCGATGGTTACGGATTTCGACTCAAGCCTTCGGCGCTGGTCAACCTGCTGACGGGTGAACGCCAGCCGGTCGATCATTTTCCGCCCGGCCAGGCGCTTCATGCGGTGGCGGGCATCGGTAACCCGCAACGTTTCTTCAACACCCTCGAAGGGCTACACTGGCGGCCTGTTCCCCATGCGTTCGCCGACCATGCCGTGTTCACTGCGCAGGCGCTTTCATTCAGCCCTTCGTTGCCGGTGGTCATGACCGAGAAGGACGCAGTCAAATGTGCGCCCTTCGCCGCGCCAGACTGGTGGTACCTGGCGGTAGAAGCCGTGCCTTCTCCCGCCTTTGTCAGTTGGTTCGATTCGCAGTTAAACCGTCTTTTGCCATGA
- a CDS encoding ExbD/TolR family protein: MKFRRRKPRETIDINLVSLIDVVFILLLFFVVTTTFTRETQLRVDLPQAVTGASADDVDKKHLDITINADGVYSVNNTLLADSKLDTLIDALQKESGGDTSLPLSISADGKTPHQAVITAMDAAGKMGFAHLRMTTVEAASAN, from the coding sequence GTGAAATTCCGCCGTCGCAAGCCCAGGGAGACCATCGACATCAACCTGGTGTCGCTGATCGACGTGGTCTTTATTCTGCTGCTGTTCTTTGTCGTCACCACCACTTTCACTCGGGAAACCCAGCTGCGTGTGGACCTGCCGCAGGCGGTGACCGGTGCCTCGGCGGATGATGTGGATAAAAAGCACCTGGACATCACCATCAACGCCGACGGCGTCTACTCGGTGAACAATACCCTGCTGGCCGACAGCAAACTTGATACCCTCATCGACGCCTTGCAAAAGGAATCGGGAGGCGACACCAGCCTGCCATTGTCGATCAGCGCTGACGGCAAGACACCCCATCAGGCGGTCATCACCGCCATGGATGCCGCCGGTAAAATGGGGTTTGCCCACTTGCGCATGACCACCGTCGAGGCCGCATCGGCTAACTGA
- a CDS encoding MotA/TolQ/ExbB proton channel family protein yields the protein MWELVKSGGWMMLPIILSSIAAVGIIIERLWTLRASRITPPHLLGQVWRWIQDKQLSAEKLKELRADSPLGEILAAGLANSRHGREIMKECIEEAAARVIHDLERYLATLGTIAAMAPLLGLLGTVLGMIDIFSSFTSSGMTGNAGMLAGGIGKALICTASGLTVAIPAIFFHRYLQSRVDELVVGMEQEAIKLVEVVQGDRDVDLTDAKPDLKAAARGEGKKK from the coding sequence GTGTGGGAGCTGGTCAAATCAGGTGGCTGGATGATGCTACCGATCATTTTGAGTTCCATTGCCGCCGTCGGAATCATCATTGAGCGCCTCTGGACGTTGCGCGCCAGTCGCATCACGCCACCGCATCTGTTGGGTCAGGTCTGGCGCTGGATCCAGGACAAACAGCTGAGCGCCGAGAAACTCAAGGAACTGCGCGCCGATTCGCCGCTGGGTGAAATCCTTGCCGCCGGCCTCGCCAACTCCCGGCACGGTCGCGAGATCATGAAAGAGTGCATCGAGGAAGCCGCCGCCCGGGTCATTCACGACCTCGAACGCTACCTGGCGACACTCGGTACCATCGCGGCCATGGCCCCATTGCTGGGGCTGCTGGGTACCGTGCTCGGCATGATCGACATTTTCAGTTCGTTTACCAGCAGCGGCATGACCGGCAACGCCGGGATGCTGGCCGGTGGCATCGGCAAAGCGCTTATCTGCACCGCTTCGGGCCTGACGGTCGCGATCCCTGCAATCTTCTTCCACCGCTACCTGCAAAGCCGGGTCGACGAACTGGTCGTCGGTATGGAGCAGGAAGCCATCAAGCTGGTGGAAGTGGTGCAGGGCGACCGTGACGTCGACCTCACCGACGCAAAGCCGGACCTTAAAGCTGCCGCGCGTGGCGAGGGCAAGAAGAAGTGA
- a CDS encoding DUF2062 domain-containing protein, with the protein MPRHLIKRYMPDPNSIREHKSLRFLGRLLHDPNLWHLNRRSVARAMGIGLFAALMPMPLQMLLAAVLAIWVRANLPIAVSLCWLTNPLTMPPVFYCTYKTGAVLMGLPPRHFPDSLSWDWISGQLSTLWQPFLLGSVVMGVVLGLVGYFGTMAYWRWWVGRQWKARRQRRKVV; encoded by the coding sequence ATGCCACGCCACCTGATCAAGCGGTACATGCCCGATCCGAACAGCATCCGGGAACACAAATCCTTACGTTTTCTTGGCCGGCTCCTGCATGACCCCAACCTGTGGCACCTCAATCGACGCTCGGTGGCGCGCGCGATGGGGATCGGCCTGTTCGCCGCCTTGATGCCGATGCCGCTGCAAATGCTGCTGGCCGCCGTCCTGGCGATCTGGGTACGGGCCAACCTGCCGATTGCCGTGAGTCTGTGCTGGCTGACCAATCCGCTCACCATGCCGCCGGTGTTTTATTGCACTTACAAAACCGGTGCGGTGCTGATGGGTCTGCCACCCAGGCATTTTCCGGACTCGCTGAGCTGGGACTGGATCAGCGGGCAGCTGTCCACGCTGTGGCAACCCTTTTTGCTGGGATCAGTGGTAATGGGAGTCGTGCTGGGGCTGGTGGGGTACTTCGGAACGATGGCCTACTGGCGCTGGTGGGTCGGGCGGCAGTGGAAGGCGCGCCGGCAGCGGCGCAAGGTGGTTTAG
- a CDS encoding ABC transporter permease: protein MSSELRPNLIALNTIVYREVRRFMRIWPQTLLPPAITMVLYFVIFGNLIGRQIGDMGGFTYMQYIVPGLIMMSVITNSYGNVVSSFFGAKFQRSVEELMVSPVSPHTILIGYTIGGVLRGLAVGVIVTILSMFFTDLQVHHLGVTVIVVLLTATIFSLLGFINAVFARNFDDISIIPTFVLTPLTYLGGVFYSINLLPPFWQTVSLANPVLHMVNAFRFGILGVSDIKISIALAFMVVATIVLYVACARLLVSGRGMRQ from the coding sequence ATGAGCTCGGAGCTGCGCCCCAATCTGATTGCCCTGAACACCATCGTCTACCGCGAGGTCCGGCGTTTCATGCGGATCTGGCCGCAGACCCTGCTGCCGCCTGCGATCACCATGGTTCTGTACTTCGTGATCTTCGGCAACCTGATCGGCCGGCAGATTGGCGACATGGGTGGCTTCACCTACATGCAGTACATCGTGCCGGGTCTGATCATGATGTCAGTGATCACCAACTCGTACGGCAACGTGGTGTCCAGCTTCTTCGGCGCCAAGTTCCAGCGCTCGGTCGAGGAGTTGATGGTCTCGCCGGTCTCGCCTCACACCATCCTGATCGGCTACACCATTGGCGGTGTGCTGCGCGGGCTGGCAGTGGGCGTCATCGTGACGATCCTGTCGATGTTCTTCACCGATCTGCAGGTGCACCATTTGGGCGTCACCGTGATCGTGGTGTTGCTGACGGCGACGATCTTCTCGCTGCTTGGCTTCATCAATGCCGTGTTTGCGCGCAATTTCGATGATATTTCGATCATCCCGACGTTCGTGCTGACGCCGTTGACGTACCTCGGCGGGGTGTTCTATTCGATCAACCTGCTGCCGCCGTTCTGGCAGACCGTGTCGCTGGCCAACCCGGTGCTGCACATGGTCAATGCATTTCGCTTCGGCATCCTCGGCGTGTCTGACATCAAGATCAGCATCGCCCTGGCGTTCATGGTCGTTGCGACCATCGTGCTCTACGTGGCATGTGCGCGCTTGCTGGTGAGCGGGCGCGGGATGCGTCAGTAA
- a CDS encoding ABC transporter ATP-binding protein produces the protein MSSALSIRQLTKTYGNGFQALKGIDLDVAEGDFFALLGPNGAGKSTTIGIISTLVNKTTGTVNIFGNDLDRNPAQLKRSIGVVPQEFNFNQFEKTFDIVVTQAGYYGIPPKIAKERAEQYLTQLGLWDKRDVPSRSLSGGMKRRLMIARALIHEPRLLILDEPTAGVDIELRRSMWTFLTELNEKGITIILTTHYLEEAEQLCRNIGIIDHGTIIENTGMKTLLNKLHVETFLLDLRDPLQVVPQLNGYPVQLVDNHTLEVQVDKTIGITSLFSQLSLQNIQVLSLRNKTNRLEELFVGLVEKNLAKVAI, from the coding sequence ATGAGTTCAGCCCTGTCCATCCGGCAGCTAACCAAGACCTACGGCAACGGTTTCCAGGCCCTGAAGGGCATCGATCTGGACGTCGCCGAGGGTGATTTTTTCGCATTGCTCGGCCCCAACGGTGCCGGCAAATCCACCACCATCGGGATCATCTCGACGCTGGTGAACAAGACCACCGGCACGGTGAATATCTTTGGCAACGACCTGGACCGTAACCCGGCGCAGCTCAAACGCTCGATTGGCGTGGTGCCTCAGGAATTCAACTTCAATCAGTTCGAGAAAACCTTCGACATCGTCGTGACCCAAGCCGGCTATTACGGCATTCCTCCGAAAATCGCCAAGGAGCGTGCCGAGCAGTACCTGACTCAACTCGGCCTGTGGGACAAGCGCGACGTGCCTTCGCGCTCGCTGTCCGGTGGCATGAAACGCCGCCTGATGATTGCCCGTGCGCTGATTCATGAGCCGCGCCTGCTGATCCTCGACGAGCCCACCGCGGGCGTGGATATCGAACTGCGCCGTTCGATGTGGACCTTCCTCACCGAGCTCAACGAGAAAGGCATCACCATTATTCTGACCACGCACTATCTCGAAGAAGCAGAGCAGCTGTGCCGCAACATCGGCATCATCGATCATGGCACGATCATCGAAAACACCGGCATGAAGACGCTGCTCAACAAGTTGCATGTCGAGACCTTCCTGCTGGACCTGCGCGATCCGTTGCAGGTAGTACCTCAGCTTAACGGCTATCCGGTGCAGCTGGTGGACAACCACACCCTTGAGGTGCAAGTCGACAAAACCATCGGCATCACGTCGCTGTTCAGTCAGTTGTCGCTGCAGAACATTCAGGTGCTGAGCCTGCGAAATAAAACCAACCGCCTTGAGGAGCTGTTCGTGGGTCTGGTCGAAAAGAATCTGGCAAAGGTGGCGATATGA
- a CDS encoding glutathione S-transferase family protein — protein MLKIWGRKNSSNVRKALWIAEELGLDYESLNAGGAFGVNDQPEYLAKNPNGVVPMIEDGAFVLWESNTIVRYLAAQYGADTGLYPADPQKRAQAEKWMDWTTSTFAGPFRTVFWGVLRTPVEQQDWAQINAAKAGIEQLLSIVDQALASQPYLSGAEFGVGDIPLGSFIYAWFEMPIERMELAHLKAWYERLQQRPAYRKAVMTALT, from the coding sequence ATGTTGAAGATCTGGGGCCGCAAGAACTCATCCAATGTGCGCAAGGCGCTGTGGATCGCCGAAGAACTGGGGCTCGACTACGAGTCGCTCAATGCCGGCGGCGCATTCGGGGTCAACGACCAGCCCGAGTATCTGGCCAAGAACCCCAATGGCGTGGTGCCGATGATCGAAGACGGGGCGTTCGTGCTGTGGGAATCCAACACCATCGTGCGTTATCTCGCTGCACAGTATGGCGCTGACACCGGGCTCTATCCTGCCGATCCTCAGAAGCGGGCCCAGGCCGAGAAGTGGATGGACTGGACCACGTCCACCTTCGCAGGTCCTTTCCGCACAGTGTTCTGGGGCGTGTTGCGCACCCCCGTCGAACAGCAGGACTGGGCACAGATCAATGCGGCGAAGGCCGGGATCGAGCAACTGCTGAGCATTGTCGATCAGGCATTGGCCAGTCAGCCCTATCTCTCTGGCGCCGAATTCGGTGTGGGCGACATTCCCCTCGGCAGCTTCATTTATGCCTGGTTCGAAATGCCGATTGAACGCATGGAGCTGGCTCACCTCAAAGCCTGGTACGAGCGTTTGCAACAGCGTCCGGCGTACCGCAAGGCCGTCATGACTGCGCTGACCTGA
- a CDS encoding acyl-CoA dehydrogenase, with the protein MLLLWIVVLVVGVAWLAHRRIAPFPALGIVAVYLLAMGAFSHAHGWMVIPWLLWLGVALFLALPDLRRRHFSAPMFTWFQKVLPPMSATERDAIDAGTVWWDGELFSGRPDWNTLLSYPKSQLTEEEQAFLDGPTEALCAMVSDWEIGQAMDLPPEAWAHIKAHGFFALIIPKEYGGKGFSAYAHSQVAMKLATRSGDLASTVMVPNSLGPAELLLHYGTDEQRNHYLPRLARGDDIPCFALTGPLAGSDAGAMPDTGIICKGQWKGEEVIGLRLTWEKRYITLGPVATLLGLAFKAYDPEHLLGDKADLGITLALIPTDTPGVEIGRRHVPLGAAFMNGPNSGKDVFIPLEYLIGGQDMLGKGWMMLMNCLSVGRSISLPAVGTGAAKFTSLVTGQYTQVREQFNVPLAAFEGIQESLARIGGNAWLMDSARILTANAVDLGEKPSVLSAILKYHLTERGRDCITHAMDVHGGKGIIMGPNNYLGRSWQGAPIFITVEGANILSRNLMIFGQGAIRCHPFVLREMALAGRTDRDRAVVEFDGLLMQHIGFAVRNAASTLVLNLGLGHFDSVPGDRLSQGYYRALNRQAAAFAMLADLSMMLLGGELKRRERLSARLGDVLSHMYLASASLKRYHDLDYPEALAPLFCWSMEEALGEAERALDELLSNFPNRVMGAMLRVIVFPFGRRHKGPSDRLDAQVAEILGRSKGDPALESVLAGCYRPTDADDPVGALQHASDLLNGARAVRSKLYHAVKSGQVKPAGGEHLIDAALNAGVLLPAEAQTLREAEAARRKVIDVDDFAKEALLATEGKTR; encoded by the coding sequence ATGCTGTTGTTGTGGATTGTCGTGTTGGTAGTCGGCGTGGCCTGGTTGGCCCACCGGAGAATTGCGCCCTTCCCTGCCCTGGGCATCGTCGCCGTTTACTTGCTGGCGATGGGCGCATTCAGCCATGCCCACGGCTGGATGGTCATCCCTTGGCTGCTGTGGCTGGGTGTCGCGCTGTTTCTCGCGCTGCCCGACCTGCGCCGGCGGCATTTCAGTGCGCCAATGTTCACGTGGTTTCAAAAGGTGCTGCCGCCGATGTCGGCCACCGAGCGCGACGCCATCGACGCCGGCACGGTCTGGTGGGATGGCGAGCTGTTCAGCGGCCGTCCGGACTGGAACACTCTGCTCAGCTATCCGAAAAGCCAGCTGACTGAAGAAGAACAGGCGTTCCTCGACGGCCCGACAGAAGCGCTGTGCGCCATGGTCAGCGACTGGGAGATTGGCCAGGCGATGGACCTGCCGCCTGAGGCCTGGGCGCATATCAAGGCACATGGCTTCTTCGCCCTGATTATTCCCAAAGAGTACGGTGGCAAGGGGTTCTCCGCCTATGCTCACTCACAAGTGGCCATGAAGCTGGCCACCCGTAGCGGCGACCTCGCGTCCACGGTCATGGTGCCCAACTCGCTGGGCCCGGCCGAGCTGCTGCTGCATTACGGCACCGACGAACAACGCAACCATTACCTGCCGCGCCTGGCGCGTGGCGACGACATCCCCTGCTTCGCGCTGACCGGCCCGCTTGCTGGTTCCGACGCAGGTGCAATGCCGGACACGGGCATTATCTGCAAAGGCCAGTGGAAAGGTGAGGAAGTCATCGGCCTGCGCCTGACGTGGGAAAAGCGTTACATCACCCTCGGCCCGGTCGCGACCTTGCTGGGCCTGGCGTTCAAGGCTTACGACCCTGAGCATCTACTCGGCGACAAGGCAGACCTGGGAATTACTCTGGCGCTGATTCCTACGGACACCCCCGGTGTTGAAATCGGCCGCCGGCATGTGCCGCTGGGCGCGGCATTCATGAATGGCCCCAACTCGGGCAAGGATGTGTTTATCCCGCTGGAGTACCTCATCGGCGGTCAAGACATGCTCGGCAAGGGCTGGATGATGCTGATGAACTGCCTGTCGGTGGGACGATCGATTTCCCTGCCGGCAGTGGGCACCGGCGCAGCCAAGTTCACCAGTCTGGTGACGGGCCAGTACACACAGGTTCGCGAGCAATTCAACGTGCCACTGGCGGCGTTCGAAGGCATTCAGGAATCCCTTGCGCGCATCGGTGGCAACGCTTGGCTGATGGACAGCGCGCGCATTCTGACCGCCAACGCGGTGGACCTGGGCGAGAAGCCTTCGGTGCTGTCGGCGATTCTGAAGTACCACCTCACAGAGCGCGGCCGCGACTGCATCACCCATGCCATGGACGTGCATGGCGGCAAAGGCATCATCATGGGCCCGAACAACTATCTGGGTCGCTCGTGGCAGGGAGCGCCGATCTTCATCACGGTCGAAGGCGCGAACATTCTCTCGCGCAACCTGATGATCTTCGGTCAGGGCGCCATTCGCTGCCATCCGTTCGTGCTGAGGGAAATGGCCCTCGCCGGTCGTACGGATCGTGACCGCGCCGTGGTGGAATTTGACGGCCTGTTGATGCAACACATCGGATTCGCCGTACGCAACGCGGCCAGCACGCTGGTGCTGAACCTGGGCCTGGGTCACTTCGACAGCGTACCCGGCGACCGCCTGAGTCAGGGTTACTATAGGGCGCTCAACCGTCAAGCCGCCGCTTTCGCCATGCTCGCCGATCTGAGCATGATGTTGCTGGGCGGTGAGCTGAAGCGGCGCGAGCGGCTGTCGGCGCGCCTCGGCGATGTGCTGAGCCATATGTACCTGGCGTCGGCATCCCTCAAGCGCTACCACGATCTGGATTATCCCGAAGCCTTGGCGCCGCTGTTCTGCTGGTCCATGGAAGAGGCGCTGGGTGAGGCCGAACGTGCACTTGATGAACTGCTTAGCAATTTCCCGAACCGGGTAATGGGCGCGATGTTGCGGGTGATCGTGTTCCCGTTTGGTCGTCGCCACAAAGGGCCGTCGGACCGGCTTGATGCGCAAGTGGCGGAAATCCTGGGTCGCAGCAAGGGTGATCCGGCTCTGGAATCGGTGCTCGCCGGCTGCTATCGCCCGACGGATGCGGACGACCCGGTGGGCGCGTTGCAGCACGCAAGCGATTTGCTGAATGGCGCCAGGGCCGTGCGCAGCAAGCTGTATCACGCGGTGAAGAGCGGTCAGGTGAAGCCGGCGGGCGGTGAGCATCTGATCGATGCCGCACTTAATGCTGGCGTGCTGCTGCCTGCGGAAGCACAAACGCTGCGGGAAGCCGAGGCGGCCCGTCGCAAGGTCATCGATGTGGATGACTTTGCCAAGGAAGCGTTGCTCGCCACCGAAGGCAAAACCCGCTGA
- a CDS encoding PA2817 family protein, translating into MADANLDHTMNLLLHLRGILVALGEAEQVPEESHALFLERYDELLTLLPADPIESQYLGQDLLCQVIQRYPQIAHLVPRDLLWYFAGDCLHFMPDDEIDLYTALEERRHEAAENDEPFDWNQEKQLLAMSQSESKH; encoded by the coding sequence ATGGCCGACGCCAATCTCGACCACACAATGAATCTGCTGCTGCACCTTCGCGGCATCCTGGTCGCGCTGGGAGAGGCCGAGCAGGTCCCCGAGGAAAGTCATGCGCTGTTCCTCGAACGTTACGACGAGCTACTGACCCTCCTGCCAGCTGACCCTATCGAAAGCCAGTATCTGGGCCAGGACTTGCTGTGTCAGGTGATTCAGCGCTATCCGCAGATTGCCCATCTCGTGCCGCGCGACCTGTTGTGGTACTTCGCCGGCGACTGCCTGCATTTCATGCCGGACGATGAGATCGACCTCTACACGGCGTTGGAAGAGCGCCGCCACGAAGCCGCCGAGAACGACGAGCCGTTTGACTGGAATCAGGAAAAGCAGCTGCTGGCGATGTCGCAGAGCGAATCGAAGCACTGA